The Setaria italica strain Yugu1 chromosome IX, Setaria_italica_v2.0, whole genome shotgun sequence genome has a window encoding:
- the LOC101761468 gene encoding uncharacterized protein LOC101761468: MVWYYNCKETQPPVSHRPSLKHRHVPPAATPNVRGHRRRRRALPSPMPKPHHAAASPPQQPPLLPLALLPPRHCPLASAVLALLSVLLATALWLLLVLSPSQGAPPAASERSALLDAGAAVAGPGAASPLSLGHLVFGIAGSAHLWPRRREYVRLWWDPTAMRGHVWLDAGAPAAPGPSSAWEGSLPPIRVSEDTSRFRYTNPTGHPSGLRIARIAAEAVRLVGGGAGVRWVVLVDDDTVLCADNLVAVLSKYDWREMVYVGAPSESHSANTYFSHSMAFGGGGVALSFPLAVALARTLDVCIERYPKLYGSDDRLHACITELGVPLTREYGFHQWDIRGNAHGLLASHPIAPFISIHHVELVDPIYPGLNSLESLDLFTKAMKMEPMSFLQRSICYDQSQKLTFAVSLGYVVEVYPNVLLPRDLERSQRTYIAYNRMSQRNEFDFDTRDVQKSMCKKPILFFLKDVWKDGNITRGSYVRSSGRDDLKRKVFCFRSPPLPDIDEIQVSSSPLSKRWHLAPRRLCSALKGSINGTLFMFVQQCGRGTFGSASDSL; the protein is encoded by the exons ATGGTGTGGTATTACAACTGCAAGGAGACGCAGCCACCCGTCTCGCACCGTCCATCCCTAAAACATCGCCACGTCCCGCCTGCGGCAACCCCCAATGTCCgtggccaccggcggcggcggcgtgcactCCCGAGCCCAATGCCCAAGCCCCACCACGcagccgcctccccgccgcagcagccgccgctcctcccgctcGCGCTCCTACCGCCGCGGCACTGcccgctcgcctccgccgtgCTGGCGCTGCTCTCAGTTCTGCTCGCCACCGcgctctggctcctcctcgtGCTCTCCCCGTCCCAGGgggccccgcccgccgcctctgAGCGCTCGGCGCTGTTGGATGCGGGCGCGGCGGTCGCGGGCCCCGGCGCGGCCTCGCCCCTCTCGCTCGGCCACCTCGTCTTCGGCATCGCCGGGTCGGCGCATCtctggccgcgccgccgcgagtACGTCCGCCTGTGGTGGGACCCCACCGCGATGCGCGGCCACGTCTGGCTCGACGCGGGCGCGCCCGCCGCTCCGGGTCCCAGCTCCGCCTGGGAGGGATCCCTCCCGCCGATCCGGGTGTCCGAGGACACCTCCAGGTTCAGGTACACCAACCCCACGGGCCACCCGTCGGGACTCCGGATCGCCCGCATCGCCGCTGAGGCCGTGCGGCTCGTCGGCGGAGGGGCGGGCGTGCGGTGGGTCGTGCTTGTCGACGACGACACCGTGCTGTGCGCGGACAACCTGGTGGCCGTGCTCAGTAAGTACGACTGGAGGGAGATGGTGTACGTCGGGGCGCCGTCCGAGAGCCACTCCGCGAACACCTACTTCAGCCACAGCATGGCGTTTGGAGGCGGTGGAGTCGCGCTTAGCTTCCCCCTCGCCGTCGCACTCGCGCGGACGCTCGATGTGTGCATCGAGAGGTACCCCAAGCTGTATGGAAGTGACGACCGCCTTCATGCCTGCATTACGGAGCTCGGCGTGCCCCTAACTCGCGAGTATGGATTTCACCAG TGGGATATCAGAGGCAATGCTCATGGTTTGTTGGCATCTCATCCAATTGCTCCTTTCATCAGTATCCACCACGTGGAGCTTGTAGACCCCATATACCCTGGATTGAACTCTCTTGAGAGTTTGGATCTGTTTACAAAGGCTATGAAAATGGAACCCATGAGCTTCCTGCAGCGTTCAATTTGTTACGATCAAAGCCAAAAGCTTACATTTGCTGTCTCGTTGGGCTATGTTGTTGAAGTATACCCCAatgttcttcttcctcgcgaTTTGGAGCGATCACAAAGGACTTACATTGCTTATAATAGGATGAGTCAGAGAAATGAATTTGATTTTGACACTAGGGATGTTCAGAAGTCTATGTGCAAGAAGCCGATCTTATTTTTCTTGAAGGATGTCTGGAAAGATGGAAACATAACTAGGGGATCTTACGTACGATCAAGTGGCAGGGATGACCTCAAAAGAAAGGTGTTTTGCTTCCGGTCACCCCCTTTACCTGACATAGATGAGATCCAAGTTTCATCGTCTCCATTAAGCAAGCGTTGGCATCTG GCACCAAGAAGGTTGTGCAGTGCACTTAAAGGGTCCATTAACGGTACTCTGTTTATGTTTGTTCAGCAATGTGGACGTGGGACTTTTGGTTCAGCTTCTGATTCCCTATGA